The Desulfuromonas thiophila genome contains the following window.
AGTCTCGGCTTGCTGGCCGATGCCTGTCGCGCTTTCACCGATCACTGCGCGGGCGGAATCGAACCGAACCCGCAGCGTATTCGCGAAAATCTGGACAAAAACCTGATGCTGGTCACGGCCCTCAACCGTCACATTGGTTACGACCGGGCTGCCGCCATCGCCAAAAAGGCTCACCACGAGGGCCTTACCCTGCGGCAGGCGGCGCTGGCCGAGGGGCTGACGGCGGAGCAGTTCGACCAGTGGATTGATCCGTTGGCGATGACCCGTCCCTGATCTGTCGGCCGGCCTCACCCTGAGAGGCGCAGCCAACCCCTTTTTGCGGAGACGATTTCCATGGTGCAATGGTTCATGGCATTAAGTCCGGTTCAGCAAGCCTCGCTGGCCACCCTGTTCACCTGGGGCATGACCGCTCTGGGCGCCAGCCTGGTATTTTTTTTCAAGACCATCCATCGCAAGGTCCTCGATGGCATGCTCGGTGCCGCTGCCGGGGTGATGATCGCCGCCAGTTTCTGGTCGCTGCTGGCACCGGCTATCGAGATGGCCGAGAATGCCGGTCAGACGCCCTGGCTGCCGGCGGTGATCGGTTTTTTGAGCGGTGGCGCGTTTCTGTGGGGCGTCGACAAGCTGCTGCCGCACCTGCATCTGGGCTTTCCTACCAGCGAAGCCGAAGGCATCAGCACCAGCTGGCGCCGCAGCACCCTGCTGTGTCTGGCGGTGACGTTGCATAACATACCGGAAGGATTGGCAGTGGGTGTGGCTTTCGGTGCCCTGGCGGCCGATCTGCCGTCGGCCTCGCTGGCCGGCGCGGTGGCGCTGGCGCTGGGTATCGGCCTGCAGAACCTGCCCGAAGGCACCGCCGTTTCGGTGCCACTGCGGCGCGAAGGGGTGTCACGCGGCAAAAGCTTCTGGTACGGTCAGCTTTCCGGCATGGTCGAACCGGTGGCGGGTGTGATCGGCGCGCTGGCGGTCATCTGGATGCAGCCGCTGTTGCCCTATGCCCTGTCCTTCGCAGCCGGCGCCATGATCTATGTGGTGGTGGAAGAGGTCATTCCCGAATCGCAGCTGGCGCGCAACACCGATCTGGCTACCGTCGGTGCCATGTGTGGCTTTGCCCTGATGATGACGCTGGATGTGGCGCTGGGCTGAGGGCGGTCAGATCCAGCCGGCGCAGATGGCTGCCAGGCTTAACGAACCGACCAGCAGCCACAGGCTGATTCCCAGGGCCAGCGGCGCCGCGCCGACCCGCTGCAGCAGCGCCCGGTTCAGCCCCGCGCCGATGAGGAACAGCGTCACCACCAGCAGTTGCCGCGCCACGCCGGCCAGGCCCTGCCACAGCACGGCATACTGGGGCAGCAGGGCGTGCAGGCTGGCGGCGGCGATGAAGCCGACGATGAACAGCGGCAGTCGCACCCGCTGCTCCGATTTCAGGTAGAGCGCTGCGGCGAAGGCCAGCGGCGCGATCCACAGGGCGCGGCTGAGTTTCACCACGGTGCCGGTGGCCAGGGCCTGTGGGCCATAGGCGGCAGCCGCGCCGACCACGCTGCTGGTATCGTGAATGGCCAACGCCGCCCAGATGCCAAACTGCTGTTGGCTTAAATCAAACAGATGGCCGAGAGGCGGGAACAGCAGCAGGGCGACGGCGTTGAGGGTGAATACCGTGGCCAGGGCGACGGCGGTTTCGTCATCGCGCGAGCGCAGCACCGGCGCCAGGGCGGCGATGGCGCTGCCGCCGCAGATGGCCGTGCCGCAGGCAATCAGAGCCGCCGTGGTGCCCGAGAGCGGAAAGCGGCGCGCCAGCAGCCAACCCAGAGTGAGTGTGACCACAATGCCGACCAGGCTGTAGCCCAGCGAACTGCGGCCCACCGTCCAGACCTCGCCAATGGCCAGACCGAAGCCCAGCCCGACCACGGCCCACTGCAACAACTGACGGCTCCACAGGGCGGTTCGCACCGGCCAGGGATTGCCCAGCACCAGACTGAAGAGGATGCCGCCGGCCAGAGCCGTGCCGGTGCCGACGATGGGCAGCAGGCAGCTGGCCAGCAGCAAAATGAAAAGCAATGGGCGGATGTGTTCGCGGGTCATGGCAGCCTCCCTGGCGTTGGTAACGGAATGAACCCCAGCCTAGCAGGCCGGCCGCGAAATAAAAAATCGGTAATTTTGACTGGAAGGATCAATTGGATTGATGGTTGGAGGTCCGGGCCCATGGCGCTAACCCTGCGCAAACTGGAAATCTTCTGCCAGGTGGCGGCCTGCGGTCAGGTGACGCGCGCCGCTGAAGCCCTGTTGTTGGGCCAGTCGGCTGTCAGCATGGCCCTGGCCGAGCTGGAACAGCAAGCCGGAGGCCCACTGTTTTTGCGCCAGGGGCGGCGGTTGCTGCTCAACGACCGTGGTCGGCTGCTGCTGGAGCCGGCGCGGCAGATCGTGCAGGCAGCGGCCGCTTTTGACCAGCTACTCAGTGAATCGGGCGCGCAACCGCGCGGTTTGCTGCGCATCGGTGCCAGCACCACCATTGGCAACTATCTGTTGCCGGCGTTGCTGGCGGACTTCTCGCGCCGGTATCCCGCAGCCAGCGCCAGCCTGCTGGTGGGCAATACCCGGCAGGTGGAACGTGCCCTTGAGCGCGGCCGTATCGACCTGGGTCTGATCGAAGGGCCATCCCACGCCCCCTTGCTGCAGACCCGTCCCTGGCGCGACGATGTGCTGGTGGTCATCGCCGCGCCGCAGCACCCGCTGGCTCAGCCCGGTGCGCCCGCCGCAACAGCCCTGGCGGCGGCCGACTGGATTCTGCGAGAAGCGGGTTCCGGCACCCGCGAGGTGTGCGAGGCGGCCCTGCTGCCCTGGCTGGGTTCCTGGCGGCCGTATCTGGAACTCGGTCACACCGAAGCCATCAAGAAGGCCGTCGAGGCTGGAATGGGTGTCAGTTGCCTGTCGCGTCTGGCCGTGCAGCGTGAGCTGCAGCTGGGATTTCTGGTCGAGCTGGCCGTGCCGGTCGATCTGCGCCGGCCCCTGACCCTGCTGTTACCGCGCCAGCACCCGGCCACCCGGTTGCTGCAGGCCTTCATCGAGCTGCTCGATGAAACGGCTCAAACAGAAGGCTGAACCCGTTTTTGGCCGGGATCGACAGTCCGTCGCCCGGCCAAATCGTTCCCGCCCATAAAAAAACGCCCTGACGAAAACCGCGACGTCAGGGCGTGAATCTGTTCAATACCGTTATTTTATTTCAGTTTGTATTTCTGTCGCGGCCGGCAAAACACTCCGGCTAGCTCAGCGCGTCAGCTACGCGGTGCCACAGGCGGCGTTCCTGTTGTTGCTCGCGGCACAGCTCGGCGGCGCTGTCCAGTGCCAGCAGCAGTTCCTGGGCATCCTCTTCGCTGCGCGGTTCCAGCGCATGATAAAAGATGCCGGCACTGCGGGCCTGGCGCAGAAAGCTGACGTTGTCGGTATCGGCCAGCAGGATGATTTTCGCCTGCTTGTTGCACTGGCGCAGCAGCCCGATCAATTCCAGCGCGCTGCTGCCATCGAACTGCTCGCTCAGCAGCACCAGCGGCTGCGCGCTCTGCCGCAGGGCGGTAACGGCTTCGGCCAGCGTTCGGACTTCAATCGGGTGGCCGCCGCTTTTAATCACCAGCTGGCGCAACCTTTCCGCCTGGGCGTCATCCTGCGGCGCCGGACGGGTCACGATGACATCAAGGCTGGGGTTCATGAGGATTCTCCTGAGACAACGGGCTGGGACCGCAGAGGCAAATCAGTGACCTTTATGGCTGGCATGAGCCTTCTGCGAGTCGGTGGCGGTGCTTTTGACCACGCCCAGAATGACCAGCAGGGCCGGCAGCAGCTGCGCCACCACGATCAGGGCGCAAAAGCCGAGAAACGCCCATACCAGAATGCCGCTGTGATCGCTGCGGCCGGCAGTGGAGGCGGCAAAAGCTGAAGAAACGCCGGTCAGCGACAACAGGGCGGTGGCAACAAGGGCTTTCAGGGCAGAGGTTTTAAGCAGGTTTTTCATTGCAATCTCCTTCGGGTTTGATTCAGGGCACCGCAACCATTGCGGTGCCCTTGCTGTTTGGATGATGTCGGCAGACTCCGGTCGGCCATGCAAGGATCTGGCGGTTTAAGGCCAATTTTAAGCCTTCTCGGAGGCCTCCGATTTCGAGCTGGCCACCCCCTTGACGATGCCGAGCATCAGCATTACGGCCGGCACCAGCTGGGCCACCACGATCAGGGCACAGAAGCCAAGGAACAACCAGACCAGCAGACCGCTGTGGTCAGAACGCTGGCTGGCGGCAAACACCGGCGAAGCGGCAAGAACGGAAGTCAGACTCAGCAGGGCAGCTTTCATCGTGGTTTTCATGAGGTTTCTCCTTCTGTGCAGGTTTTTGATGGGTCATCAACGACGCAGATTGTCGGTTGTTTTGTGGTTGCTGTTCTTGCCCAGGGACTTTTGCGGGATGCGTGCCAGAAAAACACGGGGAAAAGCCGTATATCTGTAAGATCACGAAATGCTAGAGAAAAAAATTCTGTCAAAACCCTTTCAGCCACATCTCAGACAGGCGCCATGGTTCCGCCGTCTGCTCTGGCCGTCGAACTGTATATGAATTTCATGCAGTTCAAGCCAGACAGCTCCTTTCGCTTTAGACCGTTTCGGGCTTAATTCAGCGTTATTCCGCTATGTTGGCAGGTGAATAAAAAGGCTATAGCCGGCCGTGCCGTCCGTCGTAACCGCACCGGCAGCGGTGCTGCCAGACAATCCAGCTTTTTACGGAAATAACAATGAAGTCCTTGCAATATTTCTGGGCTGGAGTAGGTTAGAGAGGTTTTTCTTTTGAAGCAGGGGGCGGCCGTTGGCAGGCGCCCCATTGGGTGAGAGGTGAACGCAATGCAAAGGCTTATGATTCCATGAAGGCCGTCGTCTTTGATGTTGAAACCAGTGGGCTTTCGCCACAGCAGGGCCACCGCATCATCGAACTGGGAGCGGTCAAGGTAGAGCAAGGCAGGATCGTCGATGAGTTCTGCACCCTGGTGAATGGCGGCGCCGCTATTGATCCACGCGCTCAGGCCGTGCACGGCATCAGTTCCGCCATGCTGCGCGGCCAGCCGCGCCCGGAAGACGTTATCCCGCGCTTCCGTGATTTCATCGGCAGATATTCCCTGGTGGCGCACAATGCCGTCTTTGATACCCGCTTTCTGCGCGCCGAATTTGCCCTGCAGGGTTTCGCCCTGCCCAATGCGGTGGAGTGCACGTTGCTGCTGAGTCGCAGAAAACTCCGTTTGCCCGATCACCGGCTCGAAACCGTTTACCAGTACTTTTTTGGCGAATTGCCACCGGATGCGCAACCTCATCGAGCGCTAGACGATGCCCGGCTGGCGGCGCAGATCTGGTTGAAGCTGAAAAAGGTCTGACGGAGACAAAGGAGGTGGAGAGGGGGGTGGGATGCTGGTGTTGCATGGCAGAAAGGTAAAATGAGAATTCGTCTTCATAAATAGGGGGCGTTAAATGTTTTTTTGGGGGAAAACAACCCAACTGATTGGGTCAGTATGCAGATCTTGGCATCCGCTTGTACTGCATCTCCTCGATGTTGCCGCATGCGCGGATATAATTCTGGGCCGTGAGCCACAATCGACACAAAAACGAATGGCTAGAATTTTCGGATTGCCGTGGGAAAAGGCAAGGCCATGGATTCTTCTTGTTATCGCCTGTCATGACCTAGGAAAGGCGTGCCCAGGATTTCAGTGCAAGTGGGCTAATCTTTCAGATTTACTCTTGCCAAAGGTTCCTGATGACAAAATCAACCATGCCTATGTCAGTCAGATTGTTTTGAGTGAAATTCTAATTGATCTGGGGTGGCCAGAAGAGCTGGCCTTGAAGGCTGCCGATGCCGTTGGATGTCACCATGGAGAACGTGCTTCCGAGCATGACAAGGACAAGGCAGAGCATGAAATATATGTAGGCAGAGGGGAGTATCCCGAAACAGTAAGGAAGCATTGGAGTGAAGCACGTAGGAAAATATTCGAAGCTCTGATGACAGTAATTGGCCCTTCCGATGTGCCGGAAAAGCAGGATATGTCAGGGCCTGAATTTATGTTGCTCTCCGGGCTTACCAGTTTTGCCGATTGGATCGGTTCCAATGATACTTGGTTTCACTTTGGCGCGCCGGAAGATTGTGACGACTTGTCTGGCTGGTTTGAAAAAAGAAAAGCTTGTGCCGAACAGGCTCTCGACGCTATTGGCTGGAACCCGAGAACCCCGCTGTCTCCTGAACAGCAAACGTTTGAACAAGTATTCAGTTTTGGAGATCCACGCCCTTTGCAACGTGCCGTTGCTGATGCCCTGCCGACCTTACAAGGCCCATCCGTTTTGCTGGTTGAAGCCCCGATGGGGGAAGGAAAGACCGAAGCCGCTTTTTACGCCCACTTGGAAATGCAGCGGCGTTTCGGGCATCGTGGGTTGTATGTGGCGCTCCCTACCAAGGCCACCGGCAACGCTATGTTCAAACGGCTTCTGAAATTCGTCCAGGACCAGAAGGGCGACCGGCGGATTGATCTGCAACTTATCCACGGTGCGGCGCTACTCAATGACACCTACCAAAATCTTCGCTTCAATGACATCCGAGACCCTGATGATAATGGAGAAATCCGTGCCGGGGAGTGGTTTACCAATAAAAAGCGGGCACTCCTGTCAGAATACGGCGTCGGCACAGTTGATCAGGCTATTGTGCCTATTTTGCCGGTTAAGCATAACTTTGTCCGTCTGTGGGGTTTGGCAAACCGGGTTGTGGTATTCGACGAGATTCACGCCTACGACGCCTATACCGGCACGTTGCTGATCCAGCTCATTCACTGGCTATTGGAGCTTGGGTCTTCAGTGGTGCTCTTATCTGCCACATTGCCGCCAAGGTTCCGGCGACAGTTGGCCGATGCCATACACGCCCACCTGCCAGACAAAGATGAACCATATCCCCGGCTTTCAATTTTCACTACACATCAACAGATACGGCAACTCCATTTTGAAGCTGACGCCAACCGTCGTC
Protein-coding sequences here:
- a CDS encoding response regulator, with the translated sequence MNPSLDVIVTRPAPQDDAQAERLRQLVIKSGGHPIEVRTLAEAVTALRQSAQPLVLLSEQFDGSSALELIGLLRQCNKQAKIILLADTDNVSFLRQARSAGIFYHALEPRSEEDAQELLLALDSAAELCREQQQERRLWHRVADALS
- a CDS encoding CRISPR-associated helicase/endonuclease Cas3; the protein is MFFWGKTTQLIGSVCRSWHPLVLHLLDVAACADIILGREPQSTQKRMARIFGLPWEKARPWILLVIACHDLGKACPGFQCKWANLSDLLLPKVPDDKINHAYVSQIVLSEILIDLGWPEELALKAADAVGCHHGERASEHDKDKAEHEIYVGRGEYPETVRKHWSEARRKIFEALMTVIGPSDVPEKQDMSGPEFMLLSGLTSFADWIGSNDTWFHFGAPEDCDDLSGWFEKRKACAEQALDAIGWNPRTPLSPEQQTFEQVFSFGDPRPLQRAVADALPTLQGPSVLLVEAPMGEGKTEAAFYAHLEMQRRFGHRGLYVALPTKATGNAMFKRLLKFVQDQKGDRRIDLQLIHGAALLNDTYQNLRFNDIRDPDDNGEIRAGEWFTNKKRALLSEYGVGTVDQAIVPILPVKHNFVRLWGLANRVVVFDEIHAYDAYTGTLLIQLIHWLLELGSSVVLLSATLPPRFRRQLADAIHAHLPDKDEPYPRLSIFTTHQQIRQLHFEADANRRQTVQLRGISPELPCIKAALEEHLAKGGMGLALVNTVQRAQELYQQFPKGKTICRDGEHVGKRLDDGTEVYLFHARFPANKRQQREDQALAVFGEKGDRSGRKILIATQVVEQSLDLDFDLIITDLAPIDLLLQRAGRLWRHKRDNSERGGITSPLIVVASLMGDEPPSFGKPLWWGGELYREDLLLATWVLLRKDGRTTITLPDEIDVLVEAVYEEKVVVPEALLARLNKALPQGEGADICKRGQANQAIIGLPDDDSWNDPSRFVLYDEDTSGVHRTLMAQTRLGKDSVIAIPLFSEDSFDQGETPDFTKAKQWFMRSVSLSRKNVVIQLKSEAVGVPKGWEKSSLLRNCYPLMLNEEKRWVVNEQVRLDDELGVVYERKGDE
- a CDS encoding 3'-5' exonuclease; protein product: MKAVVFDVETSGLSPQQGHRIIELGAVKVEQGRIVDEFCTLVNGGAAIDPRAQAVHGISSAMLRGQPRPEDVIPRFRDFIGRYSLVAHNAVFDTRFLRAEFALQGFALPNAVECTLLLSRRKLRLPDHRLETVYQYFFGELPPDAQPHRALDDARLAAQIWLKLKKV
- a CDS encoding LysR substrate-binding domain-containing protein; the encoded protein is MALTLRKLEIFCQVAACGQVTRAAEALLLGQSAVSMALAELEQQAGGPLFLRQGRRLLLNDRGRLLLEPARQIVQAAAAFDQLLSESGAQPRGLLRIGASTTIGNYLLPALLADFSRRYPAASASLLVGNTRQVERALERGRIDLGLIEGPSHAPLLQTRPWRDDVLVVIAAPQHPLAQPGAPAATALAAADWILREAGSGTREVCEAALLPWLGSWRPYLELGHTEAIKKAVEAGMGVSCLSRLAVQRELQLGFLVELAVPVDLRRPLTLLLPRQHPATRLLQAFIELLDETAQTEG
- a CDS encoding YeiH family protein — protein: MTREHIRPLLFILLLASCLLPIVGTGTALAGGILFSLVLGNPWPVRTALWSRQLLQWAVVGLGFGLAIGEVWTVGRSSLGYSLVGIVVTLTLGWLLARRFPLSGTTAALIACGTAICGGSAIAALAPVLRSRDDETAVALATVFTLNAVALLLFPPLGHLFDLSQQQFGIWAALAIHDTSSVVGAAAAYGPQALATGTVVKLSRALWIAPLAFAAALYLKSEQRVRLPLFIVGFIAAASLHALLPQYAVLWQGLAGVARQLLVVTLFLIGAGLNRALLQRVGAAPLALGISLWLLVGSLSLAAICAGWI
- a CDS encoding ZIP family metal transporter, yielding MQWFMALSPVQQASLATLFTWGMTALGASLVFFFKTIHRKVLDGMLGAAAGVMIAASFWSLLAPAIEMAENAGQTPWLPAVIGFLSGGAFLWGVDKLLPHLHLGFPTSEAEGISTSWRRSTLLCLAVTLHNIPEGLAVGVAFGALAADLPSASLAGAVALALGIGLQNLPEGTAVSVPLRREGVSRGKSFWYGQLSGMVEPVAGVIGALAVIWMQPLLPYALSFAAGAMIYVVVEEVIPESQLARNTDLATVGAMCGFALMMTLDVALG